AAATGTATATGCCTTTCGGGCGCTATACAAGCTATATGATTTCTTCACCATCAACTAAGACCTTGGGTCGTATTCAAGCACGTGGTATGAATTTGGGTTATCATGCTGATAATGAGAATGTCTCGCCTTTTGCGGCTGTTTATGGTTATCAGGGGTCTACAGAAATTGATGGAAATGAAGCTTCTAATGATGATGTAGAAGATTATGGCGCTAATGCGGGACTTAACTTCTCTCATGGCGATTATTCTGCTACTTTGGGTACTAGTTATACCACGAATATCGCCTCTTCTTCTGGTTTTCAAGGTGATGGTTCTGAGGGATCTGGTTTCTCACAAAGCAGTGGGTCTGAAAATTTGGCAAATCGCGTGCCTGGTGTTGATGTGAATGGTTTATTTAGTTATACAGACTACACTTTGTTAGCAGAATATGTCACTGCAACCGAAGAGTTCAATCAAAATGATCTGACTTATAATGGTTCTGGTGCTCAGCCACACGCTCTGGATGTAGAATTCGCTTATGCTTTCACTCTCTGGCATCCAAGCTATGTCGCGGCAGCTTACGGACAAAGCTGGCAGGCATTATCACTCGGTGTGCCACGTAAGAACTACGGCGTTGTCTACAATACCTCTATTTGGCGTAATACTTCACTAAGTTTTGAATTGATGCATAACATTGGTTATAGTTCTAGTGATAGTGCTGAATTAGATGGAGAGCCAACCGCTAATAACGCCAGTCAAGGTGAGAGTTATAACACAGTTAATCTGCGTTTTGATTTGTTTTTCTAATAGAATGTCGGTATATAATGTAAGGCGTCTTCGGGCGCCTTATTTTTTATAATCAAAGGGACATCTATGAACCATTGTCACACCCACGATCATAGCTCTGCCGCGCAAAAAATAGGCCGTGCGTTCGCAATTGCCATTGTTGCCAATCTTGGCTTTACTTTTCTAGAGGCTTTTTTTGCTCTCTATGCACATTCTTCAAGTCTATTGGCCGATGCTGGGCATAATTTAGGTGATGTCTTAGGATTAGTTTTTGCTTGGGTCGCTAATTATTTACAAATGCGTCGTCCTACTGATCGTTTTAGTTATGGCTATAAAAGAACCTCTGTTTTGGCGGCTTTTTCAAATGCGGTTATTTTGATTGCAACTGCGGTAATGATTGCGGTCAGTGCGATTGATCATTTACTGCATCCACATATTGTGGCTGAGAAAGTCGTCGTGATAGTGGCAATTATAGGGATATTTTTGAACATGGGGACAGCGTTACTGTTTCGCCATGGCCAACGTGATATGAATGTCAAAGGTGCGTTTTTGCATTTAATGTTTGATGCGCTTGTTTCACTTGGGGTGGTCATCGTAGCGGTTGCTATGTATTTCACCCAATGGTATTGGTTAGATCCTATGGTCAGTTTATTAATTGTTGCCACAATCATTTTTGGCACCTGGTCTTTGTTTAAGCGTTCTATGCATTTAATGTTAGATGGCGTGCCGCATGAGCTTGATATCAAGCGAATTTCTGGATATTTAAAAGCTTGGCCAGATGTGACTGAGGTGCACGACCTTCATGTTTGGGGTTTGAGTACCACAGAAATAGCATTGACGGCGCATCTTATTGTTCCATCGCGTTATTTTGATGACAATGAGCTTTTTTTACTGGCGCAGTCCTTGCAAAAAGAATTCGAGATTGGTCATGTCACTATACAAGTTGAGCGTGGCACGATGTGCACGACAACATGTAGCATTTAGGGCCTGTCAAAATACAAGGTCACGTCAGATTTTTCACTGACCTGGAGTAGGGGCTACCGGTTGGTCGCCCTTTTCAATAGAGATCGTTGGCTGCATATGGACTTTATTTGAACATGGATTGAAATGCTGCCAATAAATAGATGCTTTTGGTTTGAAGTTTTCTTTAACATCATTAACACTTGAAAGTGCTGACTTTAAGCTACCTTCTATTTTATTTAGCAAACTAACTAAAGCTTTAAAGCTGGAAATTTCCGCATCCGTTTGGTGTTTTGAAGAAGGTGTATTAAATTCATATTTCACAAAATCAAACACAGGCACCCCAACTCGCTATTAAAAATACATGATGTAAGTAATATAGCACAAGAATGTACGATTTCACTATAATTGAGGTATTTTTTTTACATAGTATCTAAATTTTAAAATCAAGTGAAGCTCCCAGCAAAGGATTGCGTAGCATTTTTTCGGTATGTGCATATGGAGTGTCTGTGTATTCGCTTTGACGTGGAAAAAGCGCTAATGTCTGTAATGCTTCGCATATTACTTTATTTCTTTCCCAGCGAACATATAAACCCAATGCGATAAAAAGTATCGTTAAAGCCGAAAAAATGGCGCATAGAATGAGTGAAGTAGGTCTAGGTTCTTTTTTTGATGCAAAAAGTATTGATATGCCTGCGGAAATTGCACCCAATGCATACGACACAAGCACTAAATATTTTCTATCTTCTGCATCAATTTTATCTTGCTGTATATCTTCATAAGTTTTAAATACTAATGGTCCGCAGCAGCGACTACTTTTAAAATAGCCATTTTTAGACAGTGAGGTTTGGCTAAGATCTGCAATTAAAGCCTGTTCATCATGGTGTTCTTTTTTCCAAGCGCAATATTTTTCGCGTAACGCTGTGTTAAAATCACGTGCTAACAATGGCCCCCCTCTGTAACAAGGCGGATCGTCTGCAATTCCTGCTTCAAGATCTTCTTCTGCAATGATTTTATTGTGTAGGATATGATGATGCTTCCACAAGAAATCACATATCTTCCGTAATGGTATAGAAGCAGGAACGTAGGTGGTAATCACTCGAAGTTTTTCAGAAAACTCTTGTTGCCTAGAAAGTATTATCGAATCAGAAAATATCGAAAACAGCATATCTCTGGCGCTCGAATAGCTTCTCAAAGAAGACATTGTTGGATGTCTAATAATTTCATTCAGTAGAAATTGTTCGAAAAGTACGGCGCCAAAAGTGTCATCAATATAATATTGTGCTACTTGAAGGTGAATTATGCGCACAATTTCTGTTAACGAAATTAGTCTTAGCCAATGTTGAGCTGCTGCTGTGGCTGCATTGATTAAATTTGTACGCTGTTGCCGAATGCTTTCTGGCGATAACTCATGACTAAGGGATGATGTTG
This portion of the Gammaproteobacteria bacterium genome encodes:
- a CDS encoding LbtU family siderophore porin, which translates into the protein MIKKITLILAAAGVLGCGSMAFADTTTSTDATLQQEIKDLQAQIKALETKVDKSESKKSQSASKASSDSASTSSATTSKSGLADPKPLFNQAGNVYVGHYVGLLPAFDGSNLIINNPGVNNDVALLKIRKAEMKAYESAGQTYDDDPKLIFSGSVEGTATYTTPYNSTAAGTTFDLSSAELDSFIEGNRWVNGFMTFTYNSGSDGQANEVNNSELQLGQGFVTIGDLTTTPVYGSFGQMYMPFGRYTSYMISSPSTKTLGRIQARGMNLGYHADNENVSPFAAVYGYQGSTEIDGNEASNDDVEDYGANAGLNFSHGDYSATLGTSYTTNIASSSGFQGDGSEGSGFSQSSGSENLANRVPGVDVNGLFSYTDYTLLAEYVTATEEFNQNDLTYNGSGAQPHALDVEFAYAFTLWHPSYVAAAYGQSWQALSLGVPRKNYGVVYNTSIWRNTSLSFELMHNIGYSSSDSAELDGEPTANNASQGESYNTVNLRFDLFF
- a CDS encoding cation transporter, which codes for MNHCHTHDHSSAAQKIGRAFAIAIVANLGFTFLEAFFALYAHSSSLLADAGHNLGDVLGLVFAWVANYLQMRRPTDRFSYGYKRTSVLAAFSNAVILIATAVMIAVSAIDHLLHPHIVAEKVVVIVAIIGIFLNMGTALLFRHGQRDMNVKGAFLHLMFDALVSLGVVIVAVAMYFTQWYWLDPMVSLLIVATIIFGTWSLFKRSMHLMLDGVPHELDIKRISGYLKAWPDVTEVHDLHVWGLSTTEIALTAHLIVPSRYFDDNELFLLAQSLQKEFEIGHVTIQVERGTMCTTTCSI